The Mucilaginibacter mallensis genome has a segment encoding these proteins:
- a CDS encoding terminase small subunit, translating to MKLKHPKFTVTRLNQLIDDYFIHIQGEYHLEEKSTQTKSTKKATDTKIWDRQPEPATITGLAFFLGFSSRQSFDDYETSGKHAYILKRGQLRIEAEYEKKLHQQPASGAIFALRSMGWNEKPEERSPTDPSSKTLKVKILETGPTPASNEKEVSL from the coding sequence ATGAAACTTAAGCATCCAAAATTTACAGTTACAAGGCTAAATCAGCTTATTGATGACTATTTCATACACATTCAGGGTGAATATCATCTCGAAGAAAAATCAACGCAAACCAAAAGCACTAAAAAAGCTACCGATACAAAGATCTGGGACCGCCAACCCGAACCGGCAACCATCACTGGCCTCGCCTTTTTCCTCGGCTTCAGCAGCCGCCAATCATTTGATGATTACGAAACCTCGGGCAAACATGCCTACATCCTCAAACGCGGCCAGTTGCGTATCGAGGCTGAATACGAAAAGAAACTACACCAGCAACCCGCCAGCGGCGCCATATTCGCCCTCCGCAGCATGGGCTGGAACGAAAAACCCGAAGAACGGTCACCAACCGATCCATCCTCAAAAACCCTAAAAGTAAAAATCCTCGAAACCGGCCCCACACCCGCCTCCAACGAAAAAGAAGTATCGCTCTAA
- a CDS encoding MFS transporter, which yields MTHAPKSPKSSRIAAAIFFFISGFGYTTWASRIPSIQRDLHLNEAQLGIALFALPVGLMATMPLTGKLLSRFSSSAIMLFGAVFYNLCLGLLGFATQFWQFLLILFFFGSSRNLFNLSTNTEAVGVQTLYNKSIMTTFHGIWSMAGFGGAALGYLMVANHIKPAYHLLSVSIILTVIAFCCSPFLLHQKPVPQPDKPVFSLPDKTLLKLAFICFASMACENIMYDWSGIYMDKAVHTSHAIAITGFIAFMSTLTFARFAGDKVVTRYGVKMLMQYSGMLIISGFMLSVIFPYLVTAILGFAMVGIGTSCLVPLVYREAGKSKTMSNGLGIAAVSTVGYLGFLIVPPLVGFVAQASNLRWSFAIISTLGLVIVWMASKLRSEPS from the coding sequence ATGACTCATGCACCCAAATCCCCAAAATCATCAAGAATAGCCGCAGCCATATTCTTCTTCATATCAGGCTTTGGCTACACCACCTGGGCATCCCGAATCCCCTCCATCCAGCGCGATCTCCATTTAAACGAAGCACAACTAGGTATCGCACTATTTGCCCTACCCGTAGGCCTAATGGCAACCATGCCGTTAACAGGCAAATTACTTAGTCGCTTTAGCAGCAGCGCAATAATGCTTTTCGGTGCAGTATTCTATAATCTTTGTCTAGGCTTATTGGGCTTTGCCACACAATTCTGGCAATTCCTGCTTATATTATTTTTCTTCGGCTCATCACGTAACCTGTTCAACCTATCAACCAATACCGAAGCCGTGGGTGTACAAACACTATACAACAAATCCATCATGACAACCTTCCACGGCATCTGGAGCATGGCAGGCTTTGGCGGGGCAGCCCTTGGTTATCTAATGGTGGCCAATCATATAAAACCCGCATATCACTTATTATCGGTCAGCATAATATTAACGGTAATTGCATTTTGCTGTTCACCATTTTTGCTACATCAAAAACCAGTTCCGCAACCCGATAAGCCTGTTTTTTCATTGCCCGATAAAACACTGCTCAAACTTGCCTTTATCTGCTTTGCCTCCATGGCCTGCGAAAACATTATGTATGACTGGAGCGGTATTTATATGGATAAAGCAGTGCATACCTCGCACGCAATAGCCATAACAGGCTTTATAGCCTTTATGTCAACCCTAACCTTTGCCCGCTTCGCCGGCGATAAGGTAGTTACCCGTTACGGCGTTAAAATGCTTATGCAATATAGTGGCATGCTCATCATATCAGGCTTTATGCTCTCTGTTATATTTCCCTATCTGGTAACGGCTATACTTGGTTTTGCTATGGTAGGTATAGGCACTTCATGCTTAGTTCCGCTTGTTTATCGTGAAGCCGGCAAATCAAAAACCATGAGCAACGGCCTGGGCATTGCAGCGGTATCAACGGTAGGTTATTTAGGCTTTTTAATAGTACCGCCGCTGGTTGGCTTTGTAGCACAAGCCTCAAACTTACGCTGGTCATTCGCCATCATATCCACACTTGGGTTAGTTATTGTGTGGATGGCATCAAAATTAAGATCAGAACCATCCTGA
- a CDS encoding PBSX family phage terminase large subunit translates to MNQQNASILFKQNYNAAASIIVNQGGTSSGKTYAIEQVLFCLACESPKQVITVVGQDIPNLKAGALRDALNIYNSSDQIKAMVKSYNKSDRIFEFHNGTIIEFKSYDNAQDAKSGKRDYLFINEANGITYDIYTELALRTRERVFIDYNPNYNFWVHDHVIGKPDVQLIISDHRHNPFIKQTMRDKVESLKAVDIELWKVYARGLTGKVSGLVFDNWHICNDIPPDAKRIAAGLDFGFTNDETGCLQVYAQNGELWVDEMFYETGLTNTDIAARLTSAGISKSTEIIADSAEPKSIEELKRLGWNIKGAKKGPDSIKNSIDILRRHKINITRRSVNLRHEIARYKWRIDRSGKTINEPVDAYNHLIDPLRYIALNKLKINTFTSIKSHMPYKNNTWQDPIVNLITI, encoded by the coding sequence ATGAACCAACAAAATGCATCCATCCTATTCAAACAAAATTATAACGCCGCAGCCAGTATAATAGTAAACCAGGGCGGCACAAGCTCCGGCAAAACCTACGCTATTGAACAAGTACTCTTTTGTCTCGCCTGCGAAAGCCCAAAACAAGTAATAACCGTAGTTGGTCAGGATATACCAAACCTTAAAGCTGGTGCCCTGCGCGATGCATTAAATATCTACAACAGCTCCGATCAAATAAAAGCCATGGTAAAAAGCTATAACAAATCCGATAGGATCTTCGAGTTCCATAATGGTACCATAATCGAATTTAAAAGCTACGACAATGCCCAGGATGCCAAGTCAGGCAAGCGCGATTATTTGTTCATCAACGAAGCCAACGGCATCACCTACGACATTTACACCGAACTGGCCCTCCGCACCCGCGAACGTGTGTTTATTGATTATAATCCCAACTATAACTTTTGGGTACACGATCATGTAATAGGCAAACCCGATGTGCAGCTCATCATCTCCGATCACCGCCACAACCCCTTCATCAAGCAAACCATGCGCGATAAGGTCGAGTCGCTCAAAGCAGTAGATATCGAACTCTGGAAGGTCTATGCCCGCGGCTTAACCGGCAAAGTAAGCGGACTGGTGTTCGATAACTGGCATATCTGCAACGATATCCCTCCGGATGCAAAACGCATCGCTGCCGGCCTTGATTTTGGCTTCACCAACGACGAAACCGGTTGCCTGCAGGTATACGCTCAAAACGGCGAACTTTGGGTCGATGAAATGTTTTACGAAACCGGCCTTACCAATACCGATATCGCTGCCCGGCTCACCAGCGCAGGCATCAGCAAAAGCACTGAGATCATTGCCGACAGCGCCGAACCAAAGTCCATCGAAGAATTGAAGCGACTAGGCTGGAACATCAAAGGCGCAAAAAAGGGCCCCGACAGTATAAAAAACTCTATCGATATCCTGCGACGCCACAAAATAAACATTACCCGCCGCAGTGTAAATCTCCGTCATGAAATAGCCCGTTACAAATGGCGTATCGACCGCTCTGGCAAAACCATCAATGAGCCTGTCGATGCCTACAATCATTTAATCGATCCTTTAAGATACATTGCGCTTAACAAACTAAAAATCAATACATTTACATCAATAAAATCGCACATGCCCTATAAAAATAACACCTGGCAGGATCCTATTGTAAACCTGATAACCATATGA
- a CDS encoding S24 family peptidase has protein sequence MEDESKSAKIKRVRPETLEFIILYNQLKGKAFNGNAQLAEVLGFNSASSITEIIKSRQNIDPDKLQIFKEKYRDYLENKKQTENTVIKKMEDGIPMYEIIATASGVEVYNDINDTQSVGRMNFPGIEECDFALPVWGHSMYPYLENGCWVALKVIHDMKILPGEVYYIEWGDYRMYKRLLAGDNPDEVIAHSDNVTEMIGNRLKYAPFVVKIADIKKLCLVKDIHKKHNH, from the coding sequence ATGGAAGATGAATCAAAATCTGCTAAAATAAAGAGAGTCAGGCCTGAGACACTGGAGTTTATTATATTGTATAATCAGCTTAAAGGAAAGGCTTTTAACGGGAACGCGCAATTGGCTGAGGTGCTCGGCTTTAATTCGGCCAGCTCAATTACAGAAATTATTAAGAGCAGGCAGAATATTGATCCGGATAAACTACAGATATTTAAAGAAAAATACAGGGATTATCTAGAAAATAAAAAGCAAACAGAAAATACTGTAATTAAAAAGATGGAGGACGGGATACCTATGTACGAAATTATTGCTACGGCATCGGGCGTGGAGGTTTATAATGATATTAATGATACGCAGAGTGTGGGGCGTATGAACTTTCCGGGTATTGAGGAATGTGATTTTGCGTTGCCGGTGTGGGGGCATTCCATGTATCCATACCTGGAGAATGGCTGCTGGGTAGCGTTAAAGGTGATACATGATATGAAGATACTGCCGGGCGAGGTTTATTATATTGAATGGGGTGATTATCGTATGTATAAGCGACTACTGGCCGGGGATAATCCGGATGAGGTGATAGCTCACTCTGATAATGTTACGGAGATGATAGGGAACCGTTTAAAGTATGCGCCATTTGTGGTAAAGATTGCGGATATAAAGAAGTTGTGTTTGGTGAAGGATATTCATAAGAAGCATAATCATTAG
- a CDS encoding acyltransferase family protein, whose translation MNKNNAFDLLRILLAVLVLFSHAYLIGGYGQEPFASIVKNQTYIAEFGVMGFFSLSGYLIAGSYERSKNIYIFLWHRIVRIFPGFWFCLIITSFVIAPIIYFSDHHTISNFPFTGDNSSFSFIYRNLFLEVNQWSIGDILNNSAYKLSLNGSLWSLRPEFYCYIFIMLIGLGGIFNDNKLPFFIITGLLYLVYSLKFVFNINYGPTFLILSNALKLYTCFVLGSLFYMYRERLQFKAKGLVVITIITLLLLKYGGYNIMAPILISIICISLFSKFKVKFKYDISYGLYIYAFPIEQLVYKLWRTYLNIWGYLVIILLITSVMSFLSFILIEKPFLRLKNILNEYVPRL comes from the coding sequence ATGAATAAAAATAATGCATTCGATTTATTGAGAATTCTACTTGCTGTATTGGTTTTATTTTCACACGCATATTTAATAGGAGGGTATGGGCAGGAACCATTTGCGAGCATAGTTAAGAATCAAACTTACATTGCTGAATTTGGTGTTATGGGTTTCTTCTCATTAAGTGGGTATTTAATCGCTGGTAGCTACGAACGTAGTAAAAATATCTATATCTTTTTATGGCATAGAATTGTAAGAATATTCCCGGGTTTTTGGTTTTGCCTAATTATAACCAGCTTCGTGATTGCTCCAATTATCTATTTTTCAGATCATCATACAATTTCTAACTTCCCGTTTACAGGTGATAATAGCTCTTTTTCGTTTATTTATAGGAATTTATTTTTAGAAGTGAACCAATGGAGCATTGGTGATATCTTAAATAATAGTGCTTATAAATTATCGCTTAATGGTAGCCTATGGAGTCTTAGGCCTGAATTTTATTGCTATATATTTATTATGCTAATAGGATTAGGCGGGATATTCAATGATAACAAATTGCCATTTTTTATAATAACTGGTTTGTTATATTTGGTTTATAGCCTAAAATTCGTCTTTAATATTAATTATGGACCTACCTTTCTTATATTATCAAATGCATTAAAATTATATACCTGCTTTGTTTTGGGTTCATTATTTTATATGTACCGTGAAAGGTTGCAATTTAAAGCTAAAGGTCTTGTAGTGATAACAATAATTACATTACTGCTTTTAAAGTATGGAGGGTATAATATTATGGCCCCTATATTAATTTCAATAATATGTATTTCTTTGTTCTCTAAATTTAAAGTCAAATTTAAATATGACATTTCTTATGGTCTATATATCTACGCTTTCCCAATTGAACAGTTGGTATATAAGCTATGGAGAACTTATTTAAATATATGGGGATATTTAGTAATTATACTACTCATAACATCTGTGATGTCTTTTTTAAGTTTTATATTAATAGAGAAACCTTTTTTAAGATTAAAAAATATATTGAATGAATATGTTCCTCGGCTATAA
- a CDS encoding site-specific integrase, which translates to MKVNEDLSILFWLWRQKASKDGMAPIYVRITVKGDRDGFSSGKKIHPDFWDEETATAIRTCPDSKFINSYITKTKAELERHYNQLAAVHDKITAGMVKDAYMPKEVPKKTLMQAFQLHNNEFAERVSKNKGSTGTLARYERLKDKVEAFLKKKYKVADTPLDDIEMALAINFFHYLTMENIGDNTAMKYVKTLKQIIDRAIGEGWIKHNAISGFKCTYVDPDRETLEQHEILAMYNKELPVKRLAEVRDVYIFCCFTGYAYETVYNLEPENIFKGLDGKPWITRDRQKTGVEETVPLLPVALEIIEKYKTHPYCLAENKLLPVNSNFRYNAYLKELATICGIKKNLTTHTARHTFATAVTLENDVPIETVREILGHNDLRSTQKYAKITKRKISNNMKSLEGKLFNADGLLQVSY; encoded by the coding sequence ATGAAAGTAAATGAAGATCTTTCAATCTTATTCTGGCTATGGCGCCAAAAAGCCAGCAAGGATGGTATGGCCCCCATCTATGTACGGATCACAGTCAAGGGTGACCGCGACGGTTTTTCATCCGGCAAAAAGATCCATCCTGATTTTTGGGACGAAGAAACGGCTACAGCCATCAGGACTTGCCCGGACAGCAAATTCATTAATAGCTACATTACGAAAACGAAAGCTGAACTGGAACGGCATTACAATCAACTGGCAGCTGTCCATGACAAGATCACGGCAGGCATGGTCAAAGATGCTTACATGCCTAAGGAAGTTCCAAAGAAAACACTGATGCAGGCCTTCCAACTACACAATAATGAATTTGCTGAGCGGGTAAGCAAGAATAAGGGCAGCACCGGTACACTGGCGAGATATGAGCGATTGAAGGACAAGGTGGAAGCTTTCCTTAAGAAGAAATATAAAGTTGCCGATACTCCATTGGATGATATCGAAATGGCGCTCGCCATTAATTTTTTCCACTACCTGACAATGGAAAATATCGGAGATAATACAGCTATGAAATATGTAAAAACATTAAAGCAGATTATCGATCGTGCTATTGGCGAGGGTTGGATAAAACATAATGCGATCAGCGGCTTTAAATGCACTTACGTGGACCCGGACAGGGAAACGTTGGAACAACATGAAATATTGGCCATGTACAACAAAGAGTTGCCCGTAAAACGACTTGCGGAAGTACGCGACGTCTATATATTTTGTTGCTTTACCGGGTATGCTTATGAAACGGTGTATAATCTTGAACCGGAAAATATTTTCAAAGGATTGGATGGTAAACCATGGATCACCAGGGATAGACAAAAAACCGGCGTAGAAGAGACCGTTCCCCTATTGCCTGTAGCATTAGAAATCATTGAAAAATACAAGACCCACCCCTATTGCCTTGCCGAAAACAAGTTATTGCCTGTCAACAGCAACTTTCGGTACAATGCATACCTGAAAGAGCTAGCTACAATCTGCGGTATCAAAAAGAATTTGACAACACATACTGCCAGGCACACATTCGCCACAGCCGTAACGCTCGAAAATGATGTACCCATTGAAACGGTCCGGGAAATATTGGGACATAACGATTTACGCTCGACTCAGAAGTATGCAAAAATTACTAAACGAAAAATCAGCAACAATATGAAATCGTTGGAAGGAAAGTTATTCAACGCTGATGGACTGTTACAAGTCTCCTACTAA
- a CDS encoding tetratricopeptide repeat-containing sensor histidine kinase — protein MEKLLPLLFGLIMALAACKPNPSGTKPAPLPYYTKAISFLDRHNDSAFYYFNKSANLSKDSLQIGVAYNYMAIIQSDAGDYFGAQESLLQSLKYLDTANIKDHSCLASDYNELGLTSFRLRNYDTAIPYFDQAIRFSAIPSYRLIFLNNKALAYQEKGSYTQALPLYQEIIKQVKAPDTYARILTNLATTRWLQTPSFNAAPDLLKALNIRLKENDTWGENSSYSHIANYYTKSRPDSAYFYASRMYQIALRLHSPDDQLIALKKLVEVGPAAKSRTYFSSYIKLNDSIQSERNAAKNQFALIRYNSEKNKSDALRLEKDNVLARYQIIKQQVAIGCIILVVAILGVLLFFWIKKRKRQQTLATQNAVQETQRKASKKVHDTLANDIYRVMKKIQQDKTLGIDWLLDDIEDIYHRARDVSYDLQYGQEENFHQKINELLITFATDETKILLVGNSNELWRKVNTVNRYELKYILQELMVNMQKHSQARNVVVKFEELEGHCRITYIDDGIGMPDSAVRKNGLTNTGNRIKAMKGTFIFGSGPVQGLEIQISFPID, from the coding sequence TTGGAAAAACTATTACCGCTGCTATTCGGCTTGATCATGGCATTGGCAGCCTGCAAACCAAACCCCTCCGGGACAAAGCCGGCACCTTTACCTTACTACACCAAAGCGATCTCATTTCTGGACCGCCATAACGATTCCGCATTTTATTATTTTAACAAAAGCGCAAATCTTTCCAAGGACAGTTTGCAAATAGGTGTAGCCTATAATTATATGGCCATCATACAATCGGATGCCGGCGATTATTTTGGCGCCCAGGAAAGCCTTCTCCAGTCGTTGAAATATCTGGATACCGCAAATATAAAAGATCATAGTTGCCTTGCCTCTGATTATAACGAACTTGGTCTAACAAGTTTCAGACTCAGAAATTATGATACCGCAATACCTTATTTTGATCAGGCCATAAGATTTTCAGCAATACCGTCTTACCGGTTGATCTTTCTGAATAACAAAGCGCTTGCCTACCAGGAAAAAGGTAGTTATACACAGGCACTTCCGTTATACCAGGAAATTATCAAACAAGTGAAAGCCCCCGATACCTATGCCCGGATACTGACCAACTTAGCCACAACCAGGTGGCTTCAAACCCCCTCTTTTAACGCTGCGCCAGATTTGTTAAAGGCACTGAATATTCGTCTTAAAGAGAATGATACCTGGGGTGAAAACTCGAGTTATTCACACATCGCCAACTACTATACCAAATCGCGTCCGGATTCGGCTTACTTTTATGCCAGCAGAATGTACCAGATAGCGCTACGACTGCACAGCCCTGACGACCAGCTCATCGCATTAAAAAAATTGGTTGAAGTGGGTCCTGCTGCCAAATCAAGGACTTATTTTTCGTCCTATATAAAGCTTAACGACAGTATCCAGTCCGAACGCAACGCGGCCAAAAATCAATTTGCCCTGATCCGGTACAATTCGGAAAAGAACAAGTCGGATGCGCTCAGACTGGAAAAAGACAATGTGCTGGCCCGCTATCAAATCATTAAACAGCAGGTCGCGATTGGTTGTATTATCCTGGTTGTCGCCATCCTCGGTGTACTGCTCTTTTTTTGGATAAAAAAAAGAAAAAGGCAGCAGACGCTGGCTACTCAAAATGCAGTTCAGGAAACACAGCGTAAAGCTTCGAAGAAGGTACATGACACGCTTGCAAACGATATTTACCGCGTGATGAAAAAAATCCAGCAAGATAAGACTTTGGGTATTGACTGGCTGTTGGACGACATTGAGGATATCTATCACCGGGCGCGTGACGTTTCCTACGACTTGCAATACGGACAAGAGGAGAATTTCCATCAGAAGATAAATGAATTACTGATCACTTTCGCTACGGATGAAACGAAGATCCTGCTGGTTGGCAACAGCAATGAACTGTGGCGGAAAGTGAACACGGTTAACAGGTACGAACTGAAGTATATTCTGCAGGAGCTAATGGTCAACATGCAAAAACACAGCCAGGCACGGAACGTGGTGGTTAAATTTGAAGAGCTTGAGGGGCACTGCCGGATCACTTATATCGATGATGGCATCGGCATGCCAGACAGCGCTGTGCGCAAAAACGGACTCACCAATACGGGAAACCGTATAAAAGCCATGAAGGGAACTTTTATATTTGGCAGTGGCCCTGTTCAGGGGCTTGAAATTCAAATATCGTTTCCTATCGACTAA
- a CDS encoding WD40/YVTN/BNR-like repeat-containing protein has translation MKSRPFILSTLLLFFLFFANNTVAQHITILQQGTPTSIRGLSVVNDKTAWISGSNGYIAITNDSGKTWQWQQVKGFEKADFRDIEAFSDKEAVIMSSGTPALILKTIDGGINWQLKYHNTDTSFFLDAIDFDDARHGFILGDPIKNKFLLLETKDSGNTWNNYDNSPVAAPNEAAFAASGTCLRTINHSILFVTGGSVSNLFVQAPNKDWRKTSIPVTHGKSSQGAFSIAKGKNQLIIVGGDYQHDKHTDSTACYSNNNETTWQLAHNSLSGYQSCVEYINADTFLSTGTAGTNITTDGGKNWVQIDTANFNVCRKAKHGNLVLLAGSKGKIAIFRP, from the coding sequence ATGAAAAGCCGTCCATTTATTCTTTCTACTCTTTTATTATTCTTTCTTTTCTTTGCAAATAACACGGTCGCTCAGCATATTACTATCTTGCAACAAGGCACACCAACAAGCATCCGCGGTTTATCCGTAGTTAATGATAAAACAGCATGGATAAGCGGCAGTAATGGATATATCGCCATAACCAATGATAGCGGTAAAACATGGCAATGGCAGCAAGTAAAAGGCTTTGAAAAAGCTGACTTTAGAGACATTGAAGCATTTTCCGACAAAGAAGCCGTGATCATGAGTTCCGGCACACCTGCACTAATATTAAAAACCATTGATGGAGGTATAAACTGGCAACTAAAATATCACAATACCGATACTTCCTTTTTCCTGGATGCGATAGACTTTGATGACGCCCGGCATGGTTTCATACTCGGCGATCCCATAAAGAATAAATTTTTATTACTCGAAACCAAAGACAGCGGTAATACCTGGAATAATTACGACAACAGTCCCGTTGCGGCACCTAACGAAGCTGCGTTTGCAGCCAGTGGAACTTGTTTACGCACAATAAATCATAGTATTCTTTTTGTAACGGGTGGCTCAGTCTCTAATCTTTTTGTTCAGGCTCCAAATAAGGATTGGCGTAAGACATCTATCCCCGTTACTCATGGAAAAAGCAGTCAGGGAGCTTTTTCAATAGCAAAAGGTAAAAATCAACTGATTATTGTTGGCGGCGACTATCAGCATGATAAACATACAGACTCTACAGCCTGTTACTCTAATAATAATGAAACTACCTGGCAATTAGCGCATAACTCACTATCAGGTTATCAATCATGTGTAGAATATATTAATGCCGATACTTTCCTTTCAACCGGCACAGCCGGAACCAATATTACAACCGATGGTGGTAAAAATTGGGTGCAAATAGACACCGCCAACTTTAACGTTTGCCGGAAAGCCAAACACGGAAATCTTGTTTTATTAGCTGGCAGCAAGGGCAAAATAGCTATTTTTAGGCCATAG
- a CDS encoding RNA recognition motif domain-containing protein, protein MKVFIAGLPLEVDEAELTAVFGDFGPVKSLRIIKDRETKESKGFGFVEMVNEDEAKEAIRCMNGASYYGRRITVNVAEDKGFSGGGNKGGFRHN, encoded by the coding sequence ATGAAAGTATTTATTGCAGGCTTGCCACTTGAGGTGGATGAGGCCGAGTTAACAGCCGTTTTTGGTGATTTTGGGCCGGTAAAATCACTCAGGATCATTAAAGATCGTGAAACAAAAGAGAGTAAGGGTTTTGGGTTTGTTGAGATGGTGAACGAAGACGAGGCTAAAGAAGCCATTAGGTGTATGAATGGCGCCAGCTATTATGGCAGAAGGATAACAGTGAACGTGGCAGAGGACAAAGGCTTTAGTGGTGGTGGTAATAAAGGTGGTTTTAGACACAATTAA
- a CDS encoding GNAT family N-acetyltransferase has product MIIRLATLNDIDAIMQLIAQVVPVMNASGNFQWDNTYPNAEVFKNDIAQQQLWVADVDGKVAGVTAITTDQADEYRHAGMDTSQTAIVTHRLAVGLDYRGMYIAESLLNQAELVARERGIDILRIDTNSNNKATRKLFPKLGYEFTGETGFKFRPNLRFYCYEKVLGE; this is encoded by the coding sequence ATGATTATCCGCCTTGCTACACTAAATGATATTGACGCTATAATGCAGCTTATTGCCCAGGTTGTGCCTGTTATGAATGCTTCGGGGAATTTTCAGTGGGATAATACTTATCCTAATGCTGAAGTTTTTAAGAATGATATTGCGCAGCAGCAGCTTTGGGTTGCTGATGTTGATGGTAAAGTTGCAGGTGTAACGGCGATTACCACTGACCAGGCGGATGAATATAGACATGCGGGCATGGATACCAGTCAGACTGCTATCGTTACTCACCGCCTTGCTGTAGGCCTTGATTACAGGGGTATGTATATTGCAGAGTCACTACTCAACCAGGCTGAGCTTGTTGCCAGGGAGCGCGGGATTGATATTTTGCGAATCGACACCAATAGTAATAATAAGGCTACCAGGAAGCTGTTTCCTAAATTAGGGTATGAGTTTACCGGCGAAACTGGTTTTAAATTCAGGCCAAACCTGAGGTTTTACTGTTATGAGAAAGTGCTGGGGGAGTGA
- a CDS encoding ORF6N domain-containing protein, producing the protein MLDKDLAELYQVTTGNLNKAVNRNIKRFPDDFMFRLTNEEFKNLLFQNGTASWGGTRLTPNAFTE; encoded by the coding sequence ATGCTAGATAAGGATCTCGCAGAATTATACCAGGTGACTACGGGTAACTTAAACAAGGCTGTTAACCGAAATATTAAGCGATTTCCCGACGACTTTATGTTCCGGCTGACTAATGAGGAATTCAAAAACTTGCTCTTCCAAAATGGAACAGCAAGTTGGGGCGGAACACGTTTAACCCCTAATGCCTTTACAGAATAG